One Acutalibacter muris DNA window includes the following coding sequences:
- a CDS encoding shikimate kinase translates to MKGNIILCGFMGCGKSSVGRRAAVLCGRELCDLDRYIEEKAGMTVSEIFARYGEEGFRRLERQAVREVAGTPGLIIASGGGTVLSGDNVEAFHNERGLIVLLDAPLAALQERLKNDKRRPLLQVPDRRRVINELYERRIPLYRAAADVAVDAGAPPLTVARRVAKLEKSLDNPSDMR, encoded by the coding sequence ATGAAGGGGAACATAATTCTCTGCGGCTTCATGGGCTGTGGCAAGAGCAGCGTGGGAAGAAGGGCCGCAGTGCTTTGCGGCCGTGAGCTCTGCGACCTGGACAGGTATATTGAGGAGAAGGCCGGTATGACCGTCAGCGAGATTTTCGCCCGGTACGGCGAGGAGGGCTTTCGCAGGCTTGAGCGGCAGGCTGTCCGGGAGGTGGCCGGGACCCCGGGGCTGATAATCGCCAGCGGCGGCGGCACTGTGCTCAGCGGAGATAATGTGGAGGCCTTTCACAATGAGCGCGGGCTGATAGTCCTTCTGGACGCGCCTTTGGCCGCCCTACAGGAGCGGCTGAAGAACGATAAGCGCAGGCCCCTCTTACAGGTGCCCGACAGGCGCAGGGTGATAAACGAACTCTATGAGAGACGCATACCCCTGTATCGGGCGGCCGCTGATGTGGCAGTAGACGCGGGAGCGCCGCCCTTGACGGTGGCGCGGCGAGTTGCCAAATTAGAAAAAAGCCTTGACAACCCAAGCGATATGCGCTAA
- the aroF gene encoding 3-deoxy-7-phosphoheptulonate synthase, with the protein MIIVLKANQPKEKVDSFIKKLTGSYDVQVNTWVGAHSTVLGLLGDTTAVDEEYIAAQEVVDSVRRVQEPYKKANRKFHPEDTVITLPGGQKIGGGTLALIAGPCSVESEEQICLVAESVKKSGASFLRGGAFKPRTSPYAFQGMKAEGLELLSKAKERTGLPIVTEIMSAEHLPLFDDVDVIQVGARNMQNFELLKRLGKLDKPILLKRGLANTIEELLMSAEYIMAEGNEQVLLCERGIRTYETMTRNTLDISAVPVIKRLSHLPVIVDPSHASGINWLIEPLAIAAAAVGADGLIIEVHNDPSHALCDGAQSITPDQFDSLAKKVNTVFGTVHSL; encoded by the coding sequence ATGATCATCGTACTGAAAGCAAACCAGCCAAAGGAGAAGGTGGACAGCTTCATAAAAAAGCTCACCGGCTCCTACGACGTGCAGGTGAACACCTGGGTGGGCGCCCACAGCACCGTGTTGGGCCTGTTGGGAGACACCACTGCCGTGGACGAGGAGTATATAGCGGCACAGGAGGTTGTGGACAGCGTGCGCCGGGTCCAGGAGCCCTATAAAAAGGCCAACCGCAAGTTCCACCCCGAGGACACCGTCATAACCCTCCCCGGCGGACAGAAGATAGGCGGGGGCACCCTGGCGCTTATCGCCGGGCCCTGTTCGGTGGAGAGCGAGGAGCAGATATGCCTGGTGGCAGAGAGCGTGAAGAAATCCGGCGCGTCCTTCCTGCGGGGGGGAGCCTTTAAGCCCCGCACCTCCCCCTACGCCTTCCAGGGCATGAAGGCAGAGGGCCTGGAGCTGCTGTCAAAGGCCAAAGAGAGGACCGGCCTGCCCATAGTCACGGAGATAATGAGCGCGGAGCACCTGCCCCTTTTCGACGATGTGGACGTAATCCAGGTGGGAGCCCGGAATATGCAGAACTTCGAGCTCCTGAAGCGCCTTGGAAAGCTGGATAAGCCCATTCTGCTAAAGCGCGGCCTTGCGAACACCATCGAGGAGCTCTTAATGAGCGCGGAGTACATCATGGCCGAGGGCAACGAGCAGGTCCTCCTCTGCGAGCGGGGGATACGCACCTATGAGACCATGACCCGCAACACCCTGGACATCTCGGCGGTGCCGGTGATAAAGCGCCTGTCCCATCTGCCGGTGATTGTGGACCCCAGTCATGCCAGCGGGATAAACTGGCTCATAGAGCCCCTTGCCATAGCCGCTGCCGCCGTGGGGGCGGACGGCCTTATCATCGAGGTGCATAACGACCCCAGCCACGCCCTCTGCGACGGGGCTCAGTCCATCACCCCCGACCAGTTCGACAGCCTTGCGAAGAAGGTCAACACGGTCTTCGGCACGGTGCACTCCCTATGA
- a CDS encoding prephenate dehydrogenase, with translation MKDNGAMKIIIVGLGLIGGSIAKALKQNTPHQVLGMDTDEGSLLDACSCGAIDGKAGIEDLKNADMVYLCVYPGAALDFTREHGPDLREGCVLTDTCGIKSAVCAGMEELRNTGRYVFVAGHPMAGKERSGFAASDPSIFVGASYLLVPGDAPGWAVELVEEMALCMGFGRTVRTDPKHHDQMIAFTSQVPHALACAYVLSPRCPEHKGFSAGSYRDVSRVANINDELWSRLFLDNKDALTEELEELMGNLKAIRDAVSKGDERELRKLLKRAGDIKRRVG, from the coding sequence ATGAAGGATAACGGGGCCATGAAGATAATCATAGTGGGCCTGGGGCTTATCGGCGGCTCTATCGCAAAGGCCTTAAAGCAGAACACTCCTCATCAGGTGCTGGGCATGGATACAGATGAGGGTTCTCTTCTGGACGCGTGCTCCTGCGGGGCCATTGACGGCAAGGCGGGGATAGAGGACCTAAAAAATGCGGATATGGTGTACCTGTGCGTGTACCCGGGCGCGGCCCTGGACTTCACCCGGGAGCATGGGCCGGACCTTCGGGAGGGCTGTGTGCTTACGGACACCTGCGGCATAAAGTCTGCGGTCTGCGCGGGCATGGAGGAGCTGCGGAATACCGGCAGGTACGTCTTTGTAGCCGGACACCCCATGGCCGGGAAGGAGCGCAGCGGCTTTGCCGCCTCGGACCCCAGCATATTCGTGGGGGCCTCGTACCTCCTCGTGCCTGGGGACGCGCCGGGGTGGGCGGTGGAACTGGTGGAGGAGATGGCACTTTGTATGGGATTTGGGCGGACAGTGCGCACGGACCCAAAGCACCACGACCAGATGATAGCCTTTACCTCCCAGGTGCCCCACGCTCTGGCCTGCGCCTATGTGCTGAGCCCCCGCTGCCCGGAGCATAAGGGCTTCTCGGCGGGGAGCTATCGGGACGTTTCGAGAGTGGCGAACATAAACGACGAGCTTTGGAGCAGGCTGTTCCTGGACAATAAGGACGCTCTTACCGAGGAACTGGAGGAGCTTATGGGCAACCTTAAAGCCATAAGGGACGCTGTGTCGAAGGGCGACGAGCGGGAACTTCGGAAGCTTCTTAAACGAGCCGGGGACATCAAGCGGCGGGTCGGATAA
- the aroB gene encoding 3-dehydroquinate synthase produces the protein MNIEVRTDRPYTVTVERGALDRAGELLRPLKKPGTRVMLISDSNVMPLYGRRLRESLEGVGFPVSEFIFPAGEEHKQIDTVCDMYRALSEGGFTRTDLIVTLGGGVTGDMGGFAAATFLRGMDFAQVPTTVVSQADASVGGKTGVDLPFGKNLVGAFHQPIAVISDPDALSTLPKHYFNDGLGEVIKHGAIADKELFEALERGGAQEQSIALEDLEQVMGRSVSIKRDFVEADTKDTGRRMILNFGHTCGHALEKLHGFRDISHGEAVGIGMVLACKAGERLGVTEPGTGERIAGALKKYGMPTEPGFAMEEIVAATALDKKSDGDTVRFILLPRIGESLIRPMTRKELLEALS, from the coding sequence ATGAATATAGAAGTCAGGACGGACAGGCCCTATACCGTCACAGTGGAGCGGGGGGCCCTGGACAGGGCGGGGGAGCTGCTGCGCCCCTTAAAGAAGCCCGGGACCCGGGTGATGCTTATAAGCGACAGCAATGTTATGCCCCTTTACGGTAGGCGGCTGCGGGAGTCTCTGGAGGGCGTGGGTTTCCCGGTGAGCGAATTTATCTTCCCGGCGGGTGAGGAGCATAAGCAGATTGACACGGTCTGTGATATGTACAGGGCCCTTTCAGAGGGCGGCTTTACCCGCACGGACCTTATTGTAACTCTGGGCGGCGGGGTCACCGGGGACATGGGCGGCTTTGCGGCGGCGACCTTCCTCAGAGGGATGGACTTTGCCCAGGTCCCCACCACCGTGGTGTCCCAGGCGGACGCAAGCGTTGGAGGCAAAACCGGGGTGGACCTGCCCTTTGGCAAGAACCTGGTGGGGGCCTTCCATCAGCCCATAGCCGTCATAAGCGACCCGGACGCCCTCTCCACGCTGCCAAAGCACTACTTTAACGACGGTCTGGGCGAGGTCATAAAGCACGGAGCTATAGCAGATAAGGAGCTGTTCGAGGCCCTTGAGAGAGGCGGCGCGCAAGAGCAAAGCATTGCTCTGGAGGATTTGGAGCAGGTGATGGGCCGCTCTGTCTCCATCAAGCGGGACTTTGTGGAGGCCGACACTAAAGATACCGGACGCAGGATGATACTGAACTTCGGCCATACCTGCGGCCACGCCCTGGAGAAGCTTCACGGCTTTCGGGACATCTCCCACGGCGAGGCGGTGGGTATCGGCATGGTGCTGGCCTGCAAGGCCGGCGAGAGGCTAGGGGTGACGGAGCCCGGGACCGGGGAGCGTATAGCCGGGGCGCTCAAAAAGTACGGTATGCCCACAGAGCCCGGCTTTGCCATGGAGGAGATAGTGGCGGCCACGGCGCTGGACAAGAAAAGCGACGGAGATACGGTACGCTTTATACTCCTTCCAAGGATAGGCGAGAGCCTTATCCGGCCCATGACACGTAAGGAGCTTTTGGAGGCTCTGTCATAA
- a CDS encoding response regulator transcription factor, whose translation MDRILVVDDDLHIGNLLEEILTREGYQVFRAYSGTEGLLLVDQAQPDLVLLDLMLPGLSGEELLPRLDGVPVIVLSAKAGVDSKVDMLLGGAADYVTKPFDTKELLARIAVQLRDGARREHDRLNYGKLSLHTQMHCAYYDGEEIRLTPTEYAILRQLMRNPTGVVTKSQLLERISLDTPDCTESSLKTHVSNLRKKLRTATGREYIESVWGIGFKLTGKDEILTKS comes from the coding sequence ATGGACAGGATATTGGTGGTGGACGACGACCTGCACATCGGGAACCTTTTAGAGGAGATACTCACCAGGGAGGGGTACCAGGTCTTTCGGGCCTACTCCGGGACGGAGGGGCTGCTGCTGGTGGACCAGGCTCAGCCGGACCTGGTGCTTCTGGACCTTATGCTGCCGGGGCTGTCAGGGGAGGAGCTGCTCCCAAGGCTTGATGGTGTGCCGGTTATAGTGCTCAGCGCAAAGGCCGGGGTGGACAGCAAGGTGGATATGCTCCTGGGGGGCGCGGCGGACTATGTGACGAAGCCCTTTGACACAAAGGAGCTGCTGGCAAGGATAGCTGTACAGCTTCGTGACGGAGCCCGACGGGAGCATGACAGGCTGAACTATGGTAAGCTCAGTCTGCACACGCAAATGCACTGCGCCTACTATGACGGCGAAGAGATAAGGCTGACCCCCACGGAGTACGCTATCTTACGGCAGCTCATGCGCAACCCCACAGGGGTTGTGACGAAGTCCCAGCTTTTGGAGCGCATATCCCTTGATACGCCTGACTGCACGGAGAGCTCGCTGAAAACCCACGTCAGCAATCTCAGGAAGAAGCTGAGGACCGCCACCGGGCGGGAGTATATAGAGTCGGTCTGGGGGATAGGCTTTAAGCTTACAGGGAAAGATGAAATCTTAACCAAATCTTAA
- a CDS encoding ATP-binding cassette domain-containing protein — MEYVLQTSALGKSYRGFKALDNFNISVPKGAIYGIVGKNGAGKTTLLRLICGLQMPTYGTYSLYGINDGSPEIVKARRRMGAVVETPSIYLDMTASDNLKQQCRILGLPDYSCVEELLDLVGLSGTGKKKAKNFSLGMRQRLGIAVALCGDPDFLVLDEPVNGLDPQGIVEIRELILKLNRERDITVLISSHILEEMHKLATHYGFIDGGCMIREISAEELEATCRKCIRADVSDTQATALVLDEMGLEYKILENRQVDIYDAVNMSKLISALSEKGCEVFSVQNHDESLESYFLSLVGTGKGGARR; from the coding sequence ATGGAATACGTACTTCAAACCAGCGCCCTGGGCAAGTCATACCGCGGGTTCAAGGCTCTGGACAACTTTAACATCTCGGTGCCCAAGGGGGCCATATACGGCATCGTGGGCAAAAACGGCGCGGGCAAGACCACGCTTCTGCGGCTTATCTGCGGGCTGCAAATGCCCACCTACGGCACCTACAGCCTCTACGGCATAAACGACGGCAGCCCGGAGATAGTCAAGGCCCGCCGCAGAATGGGCGCTGTGGTGGAGACTCCCTCCATTTATCTGGACATGACGGCCTCCGATAACTTAAAACAGCAGTGCCGGATCCTGGGCCTGCCGGACTACTCCTGCGTAGAGGAGCTTCTGGACCTTGTGGGCCTTTCGGGCACAGGCAAAAAGAAGGCCAAGAACTTCTCTCTGGGTATGCGCCAGCGGCTGGGCATAGCCGTGGCCCTGTGCGGAGACCCGGATTTCCTGGTGCTGGACGAGCCTGTCAACGGCCTGGACCCCCAGGGCATTGTGGAGATCCGGGAGCTTATCCTAAAGCTCAACCGGGAGCGGGACATCACCGTGCTTATCTCCAGCCATATCTTAGAGGAGATGCACAAGCTGGCCACCCACTACGGCTTTATAGACGGCGGCTGCATGATTCGTGAGATAAGCGCCGAGGAGCTGGAGGCTACCTGCCGCAAGTGCATCCGGGCCGACGTGTCCGACACCCAGGCCACAGCCCTGGTGCTGGACGAAATGGGCCTTGAGTACAAGATACTGGAGAACCGGCAGGTGGACATCTATGACGCGGTGAATATGTCGAAGCTCATTTCTGCCCTCTCTGAAAAGGGCTGCGAGGTCTTCTCGGTGCAGAACCACGACGAGAGCCTTGAGAGCTATTTCCTCAGCCTTGTGGGTACCGGGAAGGGGGGTGCGCGCAGATGA
- a CDS encoding ABC transporter permease subunit: MMKLLSANFFSMLHTKRLWLGAVFMAGFAGIEIWSRHRLVSQGFADANLDESILSFAPLIFVLLPIICGLFINTDYHDGTIRNKLTVGRSRSSVYIANLLIVWLVEIFYTAIHFVVVLVGGIGLTFNNLADTLLRGGLLLLTIAALAAIATFIATLITGRYALVLCALIAIGMMFGSQMMNSMLESPDTTPDYRDVTIITDEDGNTRYEYFDSEGNKYADPDDIPMVPNPGYVHEPLRTIMRKYNDVSPGGQLWEIVQRGHVEWDIEKQERVELVTPVWQLVLYSVLLIVGFTLLGLGIFKRKDLK, translated from the coding sequence ATGATGAAGCTTTTATCCGCCAACTTCTTCTCCATGCTCCACACCAAGCGCCTTTGGCTGGGGGCCGTATTCATGGCGGGCTTCGCCGGGATAGAGATTTGGTCCCGGCACAGGCTGGTAAGCCAGGGCTTTGCCGACGCGAACCTTGACGAGAGCATACTGTCCTTTGCCCCCCTGATTTTTGTGCTGCTGCCCATTATCTGCGGTCTCTTTATCAACACCGACTATCACGACGGCACCATAAGGAACAAGCTTACGGTGGGACGGAGCAGGAGCTCGGTTTATATAGCAAACCTGCTGATAGTCTGGCTGGTGGAGATATTCTACACTGCTATACATTTCGTGGTTGTGCTTGTGGGCGGCATTGGCCTGACCTTCAATAATCTTGCGGACACTTTGCTCAGAGGCGGTCTCCTGCTTCTGACAATAGCTGCCCTTGCGGCCATAGCTACCTTTATCGCCACCCTTATCACCGGGCGCTATGCCCTGGTGCTCTGCGCCCTTATAGCCATCGGCATGATGTTCGGCTCCCAGATGATGAACAGTATGCTGGAGAGCCCGGATACGACCCCCGATTATAGAGACGTGACGATAATAACCGACGAGGACGGCAATACGCGGTATGAATATTTTGACAGCGAGGGAAATAAGTACGCAGACCCAGACGACATTCCCATGGTGCCAAACCCCGGCTATGTCCATGAGCCACTTCGTACCATCATGCGAAAGTATAACGACGTGTCCCCCGGCGGGCAGCTCTGGGAGATAGTCCAGAGGGGCCATGTGGAGTGGGATATTGAGAAGCAGGAGCGTGTGGAGCTTGTCACGCCGGTCTGGCAGCTGGTGCTCTACTCGGTGCTGCTCATAGTGGGCTTTACCCTGTTGGGGCTTGGGATATTCAAGAGAAAGGACTTGAAATGA
- a CDS encoding ABC transporter permease subunit: MRRLIAADMARLWRWRPFRLGGAFMAVYGLCNLLLHFALEDRQDVGPEVAAMDFVITMVYVQALIAVSFLNGDHSSGGIKNKLVIGRTRGEVYMSHLLVQYLGGLILAALYLLPALLLGPLLLGGPGAGLFARLGCYLAVLLSFTAIYTLVGLLLPRRWVTTAGFAGAFLLMSCCARMDAGLAIPRTAPAYVKEPLRGVYCLFLDVSPMGEALQLIGTSFRQSELWVLAVSGLGVAMIAVILGMIGFLRMDID; encoded by the coding sequence ATGAGACGGCTCATAGCTGCTGATATGGCGCGGCTCTGGCGATGGAGGCCCTTCCGGCTGGGAGGGGCCTTCATGGCCGTGTATGGGCTTTGCAACCTGCTTTTGCACTTTGCCCTGGAAGACAGGCAGGACGTGGGCCCGGAGGTGGCAGCGATGGACTTCGTCATTACTATGGTGTACGTCCAGGCCCTGATTGCCGTAAGCTTTCTCAATGGAGACCACAGCTCGGGGGGCATAAAGAATAAGCTTGTGATAGGCCGCACCCGCGGGGAGGTGTACATGAGCCACCTGCTGGTGCAGTATCTTGGCGGGCTTATCCTGGCTGCGCTGTACCTGCTGCCGGCGCTCCTGCTGGGGCCGCTGCTCCTTGGCGGGCCGGGGGCGGGGCTTTTTGCAAGGCTGGGCTGCTATCTGGCGGTGCTGCTGTCATTTACGGCCATATATACGCTTGTGGGTCTGCTTCTCCCCAGGCGGTGGGTGACCACGGCGGGGTTTGCGGGGGCCTTCCTGCTGATGTCCTGCTGCGCACGAATGGACGCGGGGCTCGCCATCCCCAGAACCGCCCCGGCCTATGTGAAGGAGCCGCTGCGGGGGGTATACTGTCTTTTTCTGGACGTGAGCCCCATGGGGGAGGCCTTACAGCTTATAGGTACCAGCTTCAGGCAGTCGGAGCTCTGGGTGCTGGCCGTCAGTGGGCTGGGGGTGGCGATGATTGCGGTGATCCTCGGGATGATAGGCTTTTTGAGGATGGATATTGATTAG
- a CDS encoding ABC transporter permease codes for MWKLICANTFVMLRSKRLWIGAAALVVYDLGIVNFTISGLRGPGATGLEAQVFGFLGLAALLVPVVTVLFVNTDYHDGTYRSKLSVGHSRAAVYLANLLVSALAGLFYFALHLLVALPVGYAGGGTFLLDPGELAVRMGASILVLLSLTAITVAVSMLMTHRAVTVVVIIMMALLLDGASLLENCLAQPPQVRDVTGTVEVVNEEGETVLRYVDREGRELKVSETEMVPNPYYIGEPLRTGLCLVNDLLPGGQIFHLMGLTQRQVPAWSVGLNAGAMALLSTALGLGLFRRKDLR; via the coding sequence ATGTGGAAACTTATCTGCGCGAATACATTTGTGATGCTGCGCTCAAAGCGCCTGTGGATCGGGGCGGCAGCCCTTGTGGTTTATGACCTGGGTATTGTGAATTTTACTATAAGCGGGCTTAGGGGCCCTGGAGCAACCGGGCTTGAAGCCCAGGTATTCGGGTTTCTGGGGCTGGCGGCGCTGCTGGTGCCGGTGGTGACGGTGCTGTTTGTGAACACCGACTATCACGACGGCACCTACCGCAGCAAGCTCTCCGTGGGACACAGCCGGGCGGCGGTGTACCTTGCAAACCTGCTGGTGAGCGCCCTTGCGGGGCTCTTTTACTTCGCCCTGCACCTGCTGGTGGCGCTGCCCGTGGGGTATGCCGGGGGCGGCACGTTCCTGCTGGACCCGGGGGAGCTGGCGGTGCGCATGGGGGCGAGTATCCTAGTGCTGCTGTCCCTGACGGCCATTACCGTGGCGGTCTCTATGCTGATGACACATAGGGCGGTGACGGTGGTGGTGATAATTATGATGGCGCTCCTTTTAGACGGCGCGTCCCTTCTTGAGAACTGCCTTGCCCAGCCGCCACAGGTGCGGGACGTGACGGGGACGGTGGAGGTGGTGAACGAGGAGGGCGAGACTGTTCTGCGGTACGTGGACCGGGAGGGCAGGGAGCTGAAGGTCTCCGAGACCGAGATGGTCCCAAACCCCTATTACATCGGAGAACCTCTGCGCACGGGGCTCTGCCTTGTGAACGACCTGCTCCCAGGGGGACAGATATTCCACCTGATGGGCCTGACCCAAAGGCAGGTCCCGGCGTGGAGCGTGGGGCTGAACGCCGGAGCCATGGCCCTGCTGTCAACGGCCCTGGGCCTTGGGCTGTTCCGCCGCAAGGACCTTCGATAA
- a CDS encoding sensor histidine kinase: MGPFLWLLLLALIAAVIGLGIKLRLMRRAAGEIAKGFSKKLREDTNTLIDISSRDKSMRELASVVNSELKRLRRERLRYQQGDLELKAAVTNISHDLRTPLTAICGYLELLEREELSPKAAGYTDVIRGRAELLRSLTEELFRYCVVLSDPGGLNAEPVDLGAALEQSLASFYTVLTEKGIEPEITMPPGQVVRRLDRAALSRVFSNLLSNAAKYSDGDLRVELTPGGKVKFSNRCRALTGVEVGKLFDRFYTVEAARKSTGLGLSIARALCERMGGELVAEYIDGSLVMTADFSEAGTGQ; encoded by the coding sequence ATGGGACCTTTTCTGTGGCTCTTGCTGCTGGCGCTTATAGCTGCGGTCATCGGCCTTGGGATAAAGCTGCGGCTCATGCGCCGGGCGGCGGGGGAGATAGCGAAGGGCTTTTCCAAGAAGCTTCGGGAGGACACCAACACGCTTATCGACATCTCCAGCCGGGACAAGAGTATGCGGGAGCTGGCTTCGGTAGTCAACTCGGAGCTCAAGCGGCTTCGGCGGGAGCGGCTTCGGTATCAGCAGGGGGATCTTGAGCTGAAGGCCGCGGTGACGAACATCTCCCACGACCTGCGCACGCCGCTGACGGCCATCTGCGGATATCTGGAGCTTTTGGAGCGGGAGGAGCTGAGCCCGAAGGCTGCGGGGTATACGGACGTCATACGCGGCCGGGCGGAGCTGCTGCGCAGCCTTACCGAGGAGCTTTTTCGATACTGCGTGGTGTTGTCGGACCCTGGCGGGCTGAACGCTGAACCGGTGGACCTGGGGGCGGCGCTGGAGCAGAGCCTTGCGTCCTTCTACACGGTGCTTACGGAGAAGGGGATAGAGCCCGAGATAACCATGCCGCCGGGACAGGTGGTGCGAAGGCTGGACAGGGCGGCGCTCTCAAGGGTGTTCTCGAACCTTCTCAGCAACGCCGCCAAGTACAGCGACGGCGACCTGCGGGTGGAGCTGACCCCGGGCGGTAAGGTAAAGTTCTCCAACCGTTGCCGGGCTCTCACCGGGGTGGAGGTGGGGAAGCTGTTCGACAGGTTCTATACAGTCGAAGCCGCCCGCAAATCCACCGGCCTGGGCCTCTCCATAGCCAGGGCCCTCTGCGAGCGCATGGGCGGGGAGCTTGTGGCAGAGTATATCGATGGTTCGCTGGTAATGACCGCTGACTTTTCGGAAGCAGGAACAGGGCAGTAA